In Agarivorans gilvus, one genomic interval encodes:
- a CDS encoding phosphoserine transaminase: MKPLLKPQCPNFSSGPCAKRPGYQLNQLEQHSLGRSHRSQVGKAQLAEAIRLSEQILQLPQGYKLGIVPGSDTGAMEMAMWSLLGPKPVDIFSWESFGKGWFLDVSEQLKLAEVHHYHSEYGLLPDFSQANPEHDCIFTWNGTTSGVALANADWISSQRSGLTLCDATSAVFAMPLDWQKLDVVTYSWQKVLGGEGAHGVIILSPRAVARLESYQPCWPMPKIFRLTQGGKLIEGIFKGETINTPSMLCVADYIDALRWLESLGGLSASINRSRQNLQVISQFVSAHPWIAFLAQQPETISNTSVCLTLEATAEQVETIIGLLEQQQVAYDIGAYRDAPAGLRIWCGATVEQEDLRRLLTWLTWAYQQVCGK, encoded by the coding sequence ATGAAGCCGCTGTTAAAACCCCAATGTCCTAACTTTTCCTCGGGTCCTTGTGCTAAACGACCGGGTTATCAGCTCAACCAGCTTGAACAACACAGCCTAGGGCGGTCTCATCGTAGCCAAGTTGGTAAAGCTCAACTGGCTGAAGCAATTAGATTAAGCGAGCAAATTTTACAGTTACCACAGGGGTACAAGCTTGGCATTGTTCCAGGGTCCGATACGGGGGCGATGGAAATGGCTATGTGGTCTTTATTAGGTCCTAAACCGGTAGACATTTTTAGTTGGGAATCGTTTGGTAAAGGCTGGTTCTTAGATGTCAGTGAACAACTTAAGTTAGCCGAAGTACATCATTACCACAGTGAGTACGGCTTGCTACCCGATTTTAGTCAAGCTAACCCTGAGCATGATTGTATTTTTACTTGGAATGGTACTACCTCCGGTGTGGCACTGGCCAACGCGGATTGGATCAGTAGTCAGCGCAGTGGCTTAACCCTGTGTGACGCCACCTCTGCGGTGTTTGCCATGCCCTTAGATTGGCAAAAGTTAGATGTTGTTACCTACAGCTGGCAGAAAGTGTTGGGTGGGGAAGGCGCTCATGGCGTGATTATTCTTAGTCCTCGCGCTGTAGCAAGATTAGAAAGTTATCAACCCTGTTGGCCCATGCCAAAAATTTTTAGACTAACCCAAGGAGGGAAGCTCATTGAAGGGATATTCAAAGGCGAAACGATTAACACGCCGTCGATGTTATGTGTGGCGGACTATATCGATGCCCTCCGCTGGCTTGAATCGTTGGGCGGGCTCTCCGCGAGCATCAATCGTTCACGGCAGAATCTTCAAGTCATTAGCCAATTTGTAAGCGCTCATCCTTGGATAGCGTTTTTGGCTCAGCAGCCTGAAACTATTTCCAATACCAGTGTGTGTTTAACGCTCGAAGCCACAGCAGAGCAGGTGGAGACGATTATTGGCTTATTGGAGCAACAACAAGTGGCTTACGATATCGGTGCTTACCGAGATGCACCAGCCGGCTTGCGCATCTGGTGTGGGGCAACCGTTGAGCAAGAGGACCTACGCCGCTTGCTGACATGGTTAACTTGGGCTTACCAGCAAGTATGTGGCAAGTGA